A portion of the Deltaproteobacteria bacterium genome contains these proteins:
- the pgeF gene encoding peptidoglycan editing factor PgeF has translation MKTTQLWTFPLPPHWLHAEGWDRFPALVHGFSTHIENRDQLSIDLNACGWDFRTLKQVHGDEILFVTAGSTKDVTEADGFITQAEGVLLGIATADCVPVLLVAPQQRVVAALHAGWRGTLKGITARALELLSSSWHVEPTEVWLACGPAIGPCCYEVSRDVGESLYERWGAGTPATWQPKGEKGMLDLRLLNLLQGEQSGVPRNQMQMVGPCTFCDVSRFASYRRQGAQAARQFSVIGWQQVMNNSR, from the coding sequence ATGAAAACGACCCAACTTTGGACTTTCCCCTTACCTCCACACTGGCTTCATGCAGAAGGGTGGGATCGATTTCCTGCACTCGTTCATGGTTTCTCTACGCATATCGAAAACCGCGACCAGCTCTCCATCGACCTTAACGCCTGCGGCTGGGATTTTCGCACGCTCAAGCAAGTCCACGGGGATGAAATTCTCTTCGTTACTGCTGGCTCAACGAAGGACGTAACAGAAGCAGATGGATTCATCACACAAGCAGAGGGCGTATTATTGGGAATCGCAACCGCAGACTGCGTACCGGTCCTTCTGGTGGCTCCACAACAACGAGTCGTTGCAGCATTGCATGCTGGTTGGCGAGGAACGCTGAAAGGCATTACTGCCCGTGCGTTGGAACTGCTTTCTTCTTCATGGCATGTCGAGCCCACCGAGGTGTGGCTCGCCTGTGGTCCTGCTATTGGGCCCTGTTGTTACGAAGTCAGTCGGGACGTGGGAGAATCGCTCTATGAGCGATGGGGAGCAGGGACTCCGGCAACTTGGCAACCCAAAGGAGAAAAAGGCATGCTTGATCTTCGCTTACTTAACCTTTTGCAGGGCGAACAGTCTGGGGTTCCTCGCAATCAGATGCAGATGGTAGGACCGTGTACTTTCTGTGATGTCTCTCGATTTGCGTCCTATCGCCGTCAAGGAGCACAGGCTGCTCGCCAATTCAGTGTTATTGGCTGGCAACAGGTGATGAATAACTCACGATAG